Proteins encoded within one genomic window of Agelaius phoeniceus isolate bAgePho1 chromosome Z, bAgePho1.hap1, whole genome shotgun sequence:
- the RNF170 gene encoding E3 ubiquitin-protein ligase RNF170 isoform X4: MSCPVCLQQATFPIETNCGHLFCGSCIIAYWRYGSWLGAIRCPICRQTVTLFLPLFGEDQQGAAQVFQDVNDYNRRFSGQPRSIMERIMDLPTLLRHAFREMFSVGGLFWMFRIRIFLCLIGALLYLASPLDFLPEALFGILGFLDDFFVIFLLLIYISIMYREVVTQRLNR; this comes from the exons ATGTCGTGTCCAGTCTGTTTGCAACAGGCTACGTTTCCTATAGAAACAAACTGTGGACATCTCTTCTGTG GTTCCTGCATTATTGCCTACTGGAGGTACGGCTCATGGCTGGGTGCCATCCGCTGTCCGATCTGCAGACAGACG GTAACACTATTCTTACCACTCTTTGGTGAAGATCAGCAGGGTGCAGCCCAAGTGTTTCAAGATGTTAATGATTACAATCGAAGATTTTCAGGACAGCCCAGATCG atTATGGAAAGAATTATGGATCTCCCCACTTTATTGCGACATGCTTTCAGGGAGATGTTTTCTGTAGGGGGCCTCTTCTGGATGTTTCGCATCAGGATATTCCTCTGCTTGATTGGAGCCTTGCTGTACCTGGCCTCACctctggattttcttcctgaagCTCTGTTTGGAATTCTGGGGTTCTTGGATGATTTCTTTgtcatttttctgctgctgataTATATCTCTATCATGTACAGAGAAGTGGTAACACAGCGTCTAAATAGATGA